The Brachyhypopomus gauderio isolate BG-103 chromosome 1, BGAUD_0.2, whole genome shotgun sequence genome includes a window with the following:
- the znf740a gene encoding uncharacterized protein znf740a isoform X1 gives MSHIPSSSVRDHMKWAGLLGCEAVLSSMALMQASSMAAPKKMMSPLGPPPGHGSGQRDLQDRGPQGHMVLPTGMSCPPLLLRKEGDFHAPRLLDEKEMAPNEDMQLKKKNRKSGTPCKVREQDGKGGKAVVVDENGNCPLSKVQKNFICDHCYGAFRSGYHLKRHILIHTGEKPFACAICDMRFIQRYHLERHSLTHTGVKPYACTMCDMRFFQRYHLERHSLTHTGVKPYACTMCDMRFFQRYHLQRHSLIHTGVKPYACSMCDRRFFQRYHLQRHSLTHTGVKPYACSMCDMKFFQRYHLQRHSLTHTGVKPYACSMCHMRFFQRCHLQRHSLTHTGVKPFACTMCDMRFFQRYHLQRHSITHTGVKPYACSMCDMRFFHRYHLQRHSLTHTGVKPYACNMCDMRFFQRYHLQRHSLTHTGVKPYACSMCDMRFFQRYHLQRHSLTHTGVKPYACSMCDMRFFQRYHLERHSLTHTGEKPFACDMCDMRFIQRYHLERHKRVHSGEKPYQCERCQQNFSRTDRLLRHRRLCQGRGVAKVEAQPCCEPRPFPQEPPPAPPATWSPLHPPPGRLAV, from the exons ATGTCACACATACCAAGCAGCTCGGTCCGTGACCATATGAAATGG GCGGGGCTGCTCGGTTGTGAAGCAGTTCTTTCCAGCATGGCCCTGATGCAAGCCAGCTCCATGGCTGCGCCCAAGAAAATGATGTCACCACTGGGTCCACCTCCAGGCCATGGTTCGGGTCAGAGGGATCTTCAGGACCGCGGTCCTCAAGGACACATGGTCTTGCCAACGGGAATGAGCTGTCCTCCACTG CTTCTCCGAAAAGAAGGAGATTTCCACGCGCCCCGGTTGCTGGATGAGAAGGAAATGGCACCCAATGAGGACATGCAGCTGAAGAAAAAGAACAGGAAGTCGGGAACGCCCTGTAAAGTCAGGGAGCAGGACGGGAAAGGAGGGAAG GCTGTTGTGGTGGACGAGAATGGGAACTGTCCACTTTCCAAAGTGCAGAAGAATTTCATCTGTGATCACTGCTATGGGGCCTTCAGAAGTGGTTATCACCTGAAAAGACACATTCTCATTCATACTG GGGAGAAGCCATTTGCTTGCGCCATATGTGACATGAGATTTATTCAGCGTTATCACTTGGAAAGACACAGCCTTACTCATACAG GGGTGAAGCCATATGCTTGCACTATGTGTGACATGAGGTTTTTCCAACGTTACCACTTGGAGAGACACAGCCTCACTCATACTG GGGTGAAACCGTATGCTTGCACCATGTGTGACATGCGGTTTTTCCAACGTTACCACCTTCAGAGACACAGCCTCATTCACACGG GGGTGAAGCCCTACGCTTGCTCCATGTGTGACAGGCGTTTTTTCCAACGTTACCACCTGCAGAGACACAGCCTCACTCATACGG GGGTGAAGCCGTATGCTTGTTCCATGTGTGACATGAAGTTTTTTCAGCGTTACCATCTGCAAAGACACAGCCTAACCCATACGG GGGTGAAGCCATATGCTTGTTCTATGTGCCATATGAGATTTTTTCAGCGTTGTCACCTTCAGCGACACAGTCTCACCCACACGG GGGTGAAGCCATTTGCTTGTACCATGTGCGATATGAGGTTTTTCCAACGCTACCACCTCCAGAGACACAGCATCACCCATACGG GAGTGAAGCCTTACGCTTGTTCCATGTGTGACATGCGTTTTTTCCACCGTTACCATCTGCAGAGACACAGCCTCACTCACACTG GGGTGAAGCCCTACGCTTGTAACATGTGTGACATGCGTTTTTTTCAACGCTACCACCTGCAGAGACACAGCCTCACCCATACGG GGGTGAAGCCATATGCTTGTTCGATGTGCGACATGAGATTTTTTCAACGATACCATCTGCAGAGACATAGCCTCACTCATACGG GGGTGAAGCCGTATGCTTGCTCGATGTGTGACATGCGGTTTTTCCAACGTTACCACTTGGAAAGACACAGCCTCACTCATACTG GGGAGAAGCCATTTGCGTGCGACATGTGCGACATGCGCTTCATCCAGAGGTACCACCTGGAACGACACAAGCGTGTGCACAGCGGGGAGAAGCCTTATCAGTGCGAGCGGTGTCAGCAG AATTTCTCGCGTACAGACAGGCTGCTAAGGCATCGGCGGCTGTGCCAAGGCAGGGGTGTGGCTAAAGTGGAGGCTCAGCCCTGTTgtgagccccgccccttcccccAGGAGCCACCCCCAGCACCTCCAGCTACCTGGAGTCCCCTGCACCCACCCCCTGGCCGACTTGCAGTGTGA
- the znf740a gene encoding uncharacterized protein znf740a isoform X8, giving the protein MSHIPSSSVRDHMKWAGLLGCEAVLSSMALMQASSMAAPKKMMSPLGPPPGHGSGQRDLQDRGPQGHMVLPTGMSCPPLLLRKEGDFHAPRLLDEKEMAPNEDMQLKKKNRKSGTPCKVREQDGKGGKAVVVDENGNCPLSKVQKNFICDHCYGAFRSGYHLKRHILIHTGEKPFACAICDMRFIQRYHLERHSLTHTGVKPYACSMCDRRFFQRYHLQRHSLTHTGVKPYACSMCDMKFFQRYHLQRHSLTHTGVKPYACSMCHMRFFQRCHLQRHSLTHTGVKPFACTMCDMRFFQRYHLQRHSITHTGVKPYACSMCDMRFFHRYHLQRHSLTHTGVKPYACNMCDMRFFQRYHLQRHSLTHTGVKPYACSMCDMRFFQRYHLQRHSLTHTGVKPYACSMCDMRFFQRYHLERHSLTHTGEKPFACDMCDMRFIQRYHLERHKRVHSGEKPYQCERCQQNFSRTDRLLRHRRLCQGRGVAKVEAQPCCEPRPFPQEPPPAPPATWSPLHPPPGRLAV; this is encoded by the exons ATGTCACACATACCAAGCAGCTCGGTCCGTGACCATATGAAATGG GCGGGGCTGCTCGGTTGTGAAGCAGTTCTTTCCAGCATGGCCCTGATGCAAGCCAGCTCCATGGCTGCGCCCAAGAAAATGATGTCACCACTGGGTCCACCTCCAGGCCATGGTTCGGGTCAGAGGGATCTTCAGGACCGCGGTCCTCAAGGACACATGGTCTTGCCAACGGGAATGAGCTGTCCTCCACTG CTTCTCCGAAAAGAAGGAGATTTCCACGCGCCCCGGTTGCTGGATGAGAAGGAAATGGCACCCAATGAGGACATGCAGCTGAAGAAAAAGAACAGGAAGTCGGGAACGCCCTGTAAAGTCAGGGAGCAGGACGGGAAAGGAGGGAAG GCTGTTGTGGTGGACGAGAATGGGAACTGTCCACTTTCCAAAGTGCAGAAGAATTTCATCTGTGATCACTGCTATGGGGCCTTCAGAAGTGGTTATCACCTGAAAAGACACATTCTCATTCATACTG GGGAGAAGCCATTTGCTTGCGCCATATGTGACATGAGATTTATTCAGCGTTATCACTTGGAAAGACACAGCCTTACTCATACAG GGGTGAAGCCCTACGCTTGCTCCATGTGTGACAGGCGTTTTTTCCAACGTTACCACCTGCAGAGACACAGCCTCACTCATACGG GGGTGAAGCCGTATGCTTGTTCCATGTGTGACATGAAGTTTTTTCAGCGTTACCATCTGCAAAGACACAGCCTAACCCATACGG GGGTGAAGCCATATGCTTGTTCTATGTGCCATATGAGATTTTTTCAGCGTTGTCACCTTCAGCGACACAGTCTCACCCACACGG GGGTGAAGCCATTTGCTTGTACCATGTGCGATATGAGGTTTTTCCAACGCTACCACCTCCAGAGACACAGCATCACCCATACGG GAGTGAAGCCTTACGCTTGTTCCATGTGTGACATGCGTTTTTTCCACCGTTACCATCTGCAGAGACACAGCCTCACTCACACTG GGGTGAAGCCCTACGCTTGTAACATGTGTGACATGCGTTTTTTTCAACGCTACCACCTGCAGAGACACAGCCTCACCCATACGG GGGTGAAGCCATATGCTTGTTCGATGTGCGACATGAGATTTTTTCAACGATACCATCTGCAGAGACATAGCCTCACTCATACGG GGGTGAAGCCGTATGCTTGCTCGATGTGTGACATGCGGTTTTTCCAACGTTACCACTTGGAAAGACACAGCCTCACTCATACTG GGGAGAAGCCATTTGCGTGCGACATGTGCGACATGCGCTTCATCCAGAGGTACCACCTGGAACGACACAAGCGTGTGCACAGCGGGGAGAAGCCTTATCAGTGCGAGCGGTGTCAGCAG AATTTCTCGCGTACAGACAGGCTGCTAAGGCATCGGCGGCTGTGCCAAGGCAGGGGTGTGGCTAAAGTGGAGGCTCAGCCCTGTTgtgagccccgccccttcccccAGGAGCCACCCCCAGCACCTCCAGCTACCTGGAGTCCCCTGCACCCACCCCCTGGCCGACTTGCAGTGTGA
- the znf740a gene encoding uncharacterized protein znf740a isoform X18: MSHIPSSSVRDHMKWAGLLGCEAVLSSMALMQASSMAAPKKMMSPLGPPPGHGSGQRDLQDRGPQGHMVLPTGMSCPPLLLRKEGDFHAPRLLDEKEMAPNEDMQLKKKNRKSGTPCKVREQDGKGGKAVVVDENGNCPLSKVQKNFICDHCYGAFRSGYHLKRHILIHTGEKPFACAICDMRFIQRYHLERHSLTHTGVKPYACTMCDMRFFQRYHLERHSLTHTGVKPYACTMCDMRFFQRYHLQRHSLIHTGVKPYACSMCDRRFFQRYHLQRHSLTHTGVKPYACNMCDMRFFQRYHLQRHSLTHTGVKPYACSMCDMRFFQRYHLQRHSLTHTGVKPYACSMCDMRFFQRYHLERHSLTHTGEKPFACDMCDMRFIQRYHLERHKRVHSGEKPYQCERCQQNFSRTDRLLRHRRLCQGRGVAKVEAQPCCEPRPFPQEPPPAPPATWSPLHPPPGRLAV; the protein is encoded by the exons ATGTCACACATACCAAGCAGCTCGGTCCGTGACCATATGAAATGG GCGGGGCTGCTCGGTTGTGAAGCAGTTCTTTCCAGCATGGCCCTGATGCAAGCCAGCTCCATGGCTGCGCCCAAGAAAATGATGTCACCACTGGGTCCACCTCCAGGCCATGGTTCGGGTCAGAGGGATCTTCAGGACCGCGGTCCTCAAGGACACATGGTCTTGCCAACGGGAATGAGCTGTCCTCCACTG CTTCTCCGAAAAGAAGGAGATTTCCACGCGCCCCGGTTGCTGGATGAGAAGGAAATGGCACCCAATGAGGACATGCAGCTGAAGAAAAAGAACAGGAAGTCGGGAACGCCCTGTAAAGTCAGGGAGCAGGACGGGAAAGGAGGGAAG GCTGTTGTGGTGGACGAGAATGGGAACTGTCCACTTTCCAAAGTGCAGAAGAATTTCATCTGTGATCACTGCTATGGGGCCTTCAGAAGTGGTTATCACCTGAAAAGACACATTCTCATTCATACTG GGGAGAAGCCATTTGCTTGCGCCATATGTGACATGAGATTTATTCAGCGTTATCACTTGGAAAGACACAGCCTTACTCATACAG GGGTGAAGCCATATGCTTGCACTATGTGTGACATGAGGTTTTTCCAACGTTACCACTTGGAGAGACACAGCCTCACTCATACTG GGGTGAAACCGTATGCTTGCACCATGTGTGACATGCGGTTTTTCCAACGTTACCACCTTCAGAGACACAGCCTCATTCACACGG GGGTGAAGCCCTACGCTTGCTCCATGTGTGACAGGCGTTTTTTCCAACGTTACCACCTGCAGAGACACAGCCTCACTCATACGG GGGTGAAGCCCTACGCTTGTAACATGTGTGACATGCGTTTTTTTCAACGCTACCACCTGCAGAGACACAGCCTCACCCATACGG GGGTGAAGCCATATGCTTGTTCGATGTGCGACATGAGATTTTTTCAACGATACCATCTGCAGAGACATAGCCTCACTCATACGG GGGTGAAGCCGTATGCTTGCTCGATGTGTGACATGCGGTTTTTCCAACGTTACCACTTGGAAAGACACAGCCTCACTCATACTG GGGAGAAGCCATTTGCGTGCGACATGTGCGACATGCGCTTCATCCAGAGGTACCACCTGGAACGACACAAGCGTGTGCACAGCGGGGAGAAGCCTTATCAGTGCGAGCGGTGTCAGCAG AATTTCTCGCGTACAGACAGGCTGCTAAGGCATCGGCGGCTGTGCCAAGGCAGGGGTGTGGCTAAAGTGGAGGCTCAGCCCTGTTgtgagccccgccccttcccccAGGAGCCACCCCCAGCACCTCCAGCTACCTGGAGTCCCCTGCACCCACCCCCTGGCCGACTTGCAGTGTGA
- the znf740a gene encoding uncharacterized protein znf740a isoform X15, with amino-acid sequence MSHIPSSSVRDHMKWAGLLGCEAVLSSMALMQASSMAAPKKMMSPLGPPPGHGSGQRDLQDRGPQGHMVLPTGMSCPPLLLRKEGDFHAPRLLDEKEMAPNEDMQLKKKNRKSGTPCKVREQDGKGGKAVVVDENGNCPLSKVQKNFICDHCYGAFRSGYHLKRHILIHTGEKPFACAICDMRFIQRYHLERHSLTHTGVKPYACSMCDRRFFQRYHLQRHSLTHTGVKPYACSMCHMRFFQRCHLQRHSLTHTGVKPFACTMCDMRFFQRYHLQRHSITHTGVKPYACSMCDMRFFHRYHLQRHSLTHTGVKPYACNMCDMRFFQRYHLQRHSLTHTGVKPYACSMCDMRFFQRYHLQRHSLTHTGVKPYACSMCDMRFFQRYHLERHSLTHTGEKPFACDMCDMRFIQRYHLERHKRVHSGEKPYQCERCQQNFSRTDRLLRHRRLCQGRGVAKVEAQPCCEPRPFPQEPPPAPPATWSPLHPPPGRLAV; translated from the exons ATGTCACACATACCAAGCAGCTCGGTCCGTGACCATATGAAATGG GCGGGGCTGCTCGGTTGTGAAGCAGTTCTTTCCAGCATGGCCCTGATGCAAGCCAGCTCCATGGCTGCGCCCAAGAAAATGATGTCACCACTGGGTCCACCTCCAGGCCATGGTTCGGGTCAGAGGGATCTTCAGGACCGCGGTCCTCAAGGACACATGGTCTTGCCAACGGGAATGAGCTGTCCTCCACTG CTTCTCCGAAAAGAAGGAGATTTCCACGCGCCCCGGTTGCTGGATGAGAAGGAAATGGCACCCAATGAGGACATGCAGCTGAAGAAAAAGAACAGGAAGTCGGGAACGCCCTGTAAAGTCAGGGAGCAGGACGGGAAAGGAGGGAAG GCTGTTGTGGTGGACGAGAATGGGAACTGTCCACTTTCCAAAGTGCAGAAGAATTTCATCTGTGATCACTGCTATGGGGCCTTCAGAAGTGGTTATCACCTGAAAAGACACATTCTCATTCATACTG GGGAGAAGCCATTTGCTTGCGCCATATGTGACATGAGATTTATTCAGCGTTATCACTTGGAAAGACACAGCCTTACTCATACAG GGGTGAAGCCCTACGCTTGCTCCATGTGTGACAGGCGTTTTTTCCAACGTTACCACCTGCAGAGACACAGCCTCACTCATACGG GGGTGAAGCCATATGCTTGTTCTATGTGCCATATGAGATTTTTTCAGCGTTGTCACCTTCAGCGACACAGTCTCACCCACACGG GGGTGAAGCCATTTGCTTGTACCATGTGCGATATGAGGTTTTTCCAACGCTACCACCTCCAGAGACACAGCATCACCCATACGG GAGTGAAGCCTTACGCTTGTTCCATGTGTGACATGCGTTTTTTCCACCGTTACCATCTGCAGAGACACAGCCTCACTCACACTG GGGTGAAGCCCTACGCTTGTAACATGTGTGACATGCGTTTTTTTCAACGCTACCACCTGCAGAGACACAGCCTCACCCATACGG GGGTGAAGCCATATGCTTGTTCGATGTGCGACATGAGATTTTTTCAACGATACCATCTGCAGAGACATAGCCTCACTCATACGG GGGTGAAGCCGTATGCTTGCTCGATGTGTGACATGCGGTTTTTCCAACGTTACCACTTGGAAAGACACAGCCTCACTCATACTG GGGAGAAGCCATTTGCGTGCGACATGTGCGACATGCGCTTCATCCAGAGGTACCACCTGGAACGACACAAGCGTGTGCACAGCGGGGAGAAGCCTTATCAGTGCGAGCGGTGTCAGCAG AATTTCTCGCGTACAGACAGGCTGCTAAGGCATCGGCGGCTGTGCCAAGGCAGGGGTGTGGCTAAAGTGGAGGCTCAGCCCTGTTgtgagccccgccccttcccccAGGAGCCACCCCCAGCACCTCCAGCTACCTGGAGTCCCCTGCACCCACCCCCTGGCCGACTTGCAGTGTGA
- the znf740a gene encoding uncharacterized protein znf740a isoform X7, with amino-acid sequence MSHIPSSSVRDHMKWAGLLGCEAVLSSMALMQASSMAAPKKMMSPLGPPPGHGSGQRDLQDRGPQGHMVLPTGMSCPPLLLRKEGDFHAPRLLDEKEMAPNEDMQLKKKNRKSGTPCKVREQDGKGGKAVVVDENGNCPLSKVQKNFICDHCYGAFRSGYHLKRHILIHTGEKPFACAICDMRFIQRYHLERHSLTHTGVKPYACTMCDMRFFQRYHLERHSLTHTGVKPYACTMCDMRFFQRYHLQRHSLIHTGVKPYACSMCDRRFFQRYHLQRHSLTHTGVKPYACSMCDMKFFQRYHLQRHSLTHTGVKPYACSMCHMRFFQRCHLQRHSLTHTGVKPFACTMCDMRFFQRYHLQRHSITHTGVKPYACSMCDMRFFHRYHLQRHSLTHTGVKPYACNMCDMRFFQRYHLQRHSLTHTGVKPYACSMCDMRFFQRYHLQRHSLTHTGEKPFACDMCDMRFIQRYHLERHKRVHSGEKPYQCERCQQNFSRTDRLLRHRRLCQGRGVAKVEAQPCCEPRPFPQEPPPAPPATWSPLHPPPGRLAV; translated from the exons ATGTCACACATACCAAGCAGCTCGGTCCGTGACCATATGAAATGG GCGGGGCTGCTCGGTTGTGAAGCAGTTCTTTCCAGCATGGCCCTGATGCAAGCCAGCTCCATGGCTGCGCCCAAGAAAATGATGTCACCACTGGGTCCACCTCCAGGCCATGGTTCGGGTCAGAGGGATCTTCAGGACCGCGGTCCTCAAGGACACATGGTCTTGCCAACGGGAATGAGCTGTCCTCCACTG CTTCTCCGAAAAGAAGGAGATTTCCACGCGCCCCGGTTGCTGGATGAGAAGGAAATGGCACCCAATGAGGACATGCAGCTGAAGAAAAAGAACAGGAAGTCGGGAACGCCCTGTAAAGTCAGGGAGCAGGACGGGAAAGGAGGGAAG GCTGTTGTGGTGGACGAGAATGGGAACTGTCCACTTTCCAAAGTGCAGAAGAATTTCATCTGTGATCACTGCTATGGGGCCTTCAGAAGTGGTTATCACCTGAAAAGACACATTCTCATTCATACTG GGGAGAAGCCATTTGCTTGCGCCATATGTGACATGAGATTTATTCAGCGTTATCACTTGGAAAGACACAGCCTTACTCATACAG GGGTGAAGCCATATGCTTGCACTATGTGTGACATGAGGTTTTTCCAACGTTACCACTTGGAGAGACACAGCCTCACTCATACTG GGGTGAAACCGTATGCTTGCACCATGTGTGACATGCGGTTTTTCCAACGTTACCACCTTCAGAGACACAGCCTCATTCACACGG GGGTGAAGCCCTACGCTTGCTCCATGTGTGACAGGCGTTTTTTCCAACGTTACCACCTGCAGAGACACAGCCTCACTCATACGG GGGTGAAGCCGTATGCTTGTTCCATGTGTGACATGAAGTTTTTTCAGCGTTACCATCTGCAAAGACACAGCCTAACCCATACGG GGGTGAAGCCATATGCTTGTTCTATGTGCCATATGAGATTTTTTCAGCGTTGTCACCTTCAGCGACACAGTCTCACCCACACGG GGGTGAAGCCATTTGCTTGTACCATGTGCGATATGAGGTTTTTCCAACGCTACCACCTCCAGAGACACAGCATCACCCATACGG GAGTGAAGCCTTACGCTTGTTCCATGTGTGACATGCGTTTTTTCCACCGTTACCATCTGCAGAGACACAGCCTCACTCACACTG GGGTGAAGCCCTACGCTTGTAACATGTGTGACATGCGTTTTTTTCAACGCTACCACCTGCAGAGACACAGCCTCACCCATACGG GGGTGAAGCCATATGCTTGTTCGATGTGCGACATGAGATTTTTTCAACGATACCATCTGCAGAGACATAGCCTCACTCATACGG GGGAGAAGCCATTTGCGTGCGACATGTGCGACATGCGCTTCATCCAGAGGTACCACCTGGAACGACACAAGCGTGTGCACAGCGGGGAGAAGCCTTATCAGTGCGAGCGGTGTCAGCAG AATTTCTCGCGTACAGACAGGCTGCTAAGGCATCGGCGGCTGTGCCAAGGCAGGGGTGTGGCTAAAGTGGAGGCTCAGCCCTGTTgtgagccccgccccttcccccAGGAGCCACCCCCAGCACCTCCAGCTACCTGGAGTCCCCTGCACCCACCCCCTGGCCGACTTGCAGTGTGA
- the znf740a gene encoding uncharacterized protein znf740a isoform X21 yields MSHIPSSSVRDHMKWAGLLGCEAVLSSMALMQASSMAAPKKMMSPLGPPPGHGSGQRDLQDRGPQGHMVLPTGMSCPPLLLRKEGDFHAPRLLDEKEMAPNEDMQLKKKNRKSGTPCKVREQDGKGGKAVVVDENGNCPLSKVQKNFICDHCYGAFRSGYHLKRHILIHTGEKPFACAICDMRFIQRYHLERHSLTHTGVKPYACTMCDMRFFQRYHLERHSLTHTGVKPYACTMCDMRFFQRYHLQRHSLIHTGVKPYACSMCDRRFFQRYHLQRHSLTHTGVKPYACSMCDMRFFHRYHLQRHSLTHTGVKPYACSMCDMRFFQRYHLQRHSLTHTGVKPYACSMCDMRFFQRYHLERHSLTHTGEKPFACDMCDMRFIQRYHLERHKRVHSGEKPYQCERCQQNFSRTDRLLRHRRLCQGRGVAKVEAQPCCEPRPFPQEPPPAPPATWSPLHPPPGRLAV; encoded by the exons ATGTCACACATACCAAGCAGCTCGGTCCGTGACCATATGAAATGG GCGGGGCTGCTCGGTTGTGAAGCAGTTCTTTCCAGCATGGCCCTGATGCAAGCCAGCTCCATGGCTGCGCCCAAGAAAATGATGTCACCACTGGGTCCACCTCCAGGCCATGGTTCGGGTCAGAGGGATCTTCAGGACCGCGGTCCTCAAGGACACATGGTCTTGCCAACGGGAATGAGCTGTCCTCCACTG CTTCTCCGAAAAGAAGGAGATTTCCACGCGCCCCGGTTGCTGGATGAGAAGGAAATGGCACCCAATGAGGACATGCAGCTGAAGAAAAAGAACAGGAAGTCGGGAACGCCCTGTAAAGTCAGGGAGCAGGACGGGAAAGGAGGGAAG GCTGTTGTGGTGGACGAGAATGGGAACTGTCCACTTTCCAAAGTGCAGAAGAATTTCATCTGTGATCACTGCTATGGGGCCTTCAGAAGTGGTTATCACCTGAAAAGACACATTCTCATTCATACTG GGGAGAAGCCATTTGCTTGCGCCATATGTGACATGAGATTTATTCAGCGTTATCACTTGGAAAGACACAGCCTTACTCATACAG GGGTGAAGCCATATGCTTGCACTATGTGTGACATGAGGTTTTTCCAACGTTACCACTTGGAGAGACACAGCCTCACTCATACTG GGGTGAAACCGTATGCTTGCACCATGTGTGACATGCGGTTTTTCCAACGTTACCACCTTCAGAGACACAGCCTCATTCACACGG GGGTGAAGCCCTACGCTTGCTCCATGTGTGACAGGCGTTTTTTCCAACGTTACCACCTGCAGAGACACAGCCTCACTCATACGG GAGTGAAGCCTTACGCTTGTTCCATGTGTGACATGCGTTTTTTCCACCGTTACCATCTGCAGAGACACAGCCTCACTCACACTG GGGTGAAGCCATATGCTTGTTCGATGTGCGACATGAGATTTTTTCAACGATACCATCTGCAGAGACATAGCCTCACTCATACGG GGGTGAAGCCGTATGCTTGCTCGATGTGTGACATGCGGTTTTTCCAACGTTACCACTTGGAAAGACACAGCCTCACTCATACTG GGGAGAAGCCATTTGCGTGCGACATGTGCGACATGCGCTTCATCCAGAGGTACCACCTGGAACGACACAAGCGTGTGCACAGCGGGGAGAAGCCTTATCAGTGCGAGCGGTGTCAGCAG AATTTCTCGCGTACAGACAGGCTGCTAAGGCATCGGCGGCTGTGCCAAGGCAGGGGTGTGGCTAAAGTGGAGGCTCAGCCCTGTTgtgagccccgccccttcccccAGGAGCCACCCCCAGCACCTCCAGCTACCTGGAGTCCCCTGCACCCACCCCCTGGCCGACTTGCAGTGTGA